A genome region from Sphingobacteriales bacterium includes the following:
- a CDS encoding alkane 1-monooxygenase — protein MAIHSTSVKKESYYFSVDAKYLFALLMPALALISVSLHGAWTFTAFLFTFGIVPFVEMLYNGTSENLSTEEEQSALKNFYFDMLVYLNIPLQFLLLVLFFNRLSNPETTTLEMIGMTLSVGIMCAIIGTNVGHELAHRPKKFEIILGKMLFATTLNMHFAVYHNKWHHRYVATPLDPATAKKGESLYAFFTRSIPGTYILSWKMEYKRLKKAGEGWFSMHNLMLRGQLIQLMMLLLIYLIWGKFALLGFLGSSFLGILIYEAGNYIEHYGMERKEVKDGVYERCMPCHSWNSNHVLGRIMLYELSRHSDHHYLASRKFQILRHFEESPQLPAGYPGAILMAAIPSLWYKKIHPLLELNKRN, from the coding sequence ATGGCAATACATTCTACTTCAGTAAAGAAAGAAAGTTATTATTTTTCTGTAGACGCAAAGTATCTGTTTGCTTTGCTAATGCCTGCTTTGGCGTTGATTTCAGTCAGCCTGCACGGAGCCTGGACATTTACGGCATTCCTATTCACATTCGGCATAGTTCCTTTTGTCGAAATGCTGTACAATGGCACTTCAGAGAACCTTAGCACCGAAGAAGAGCAGAGTGCCTTGAAGAATTTCTATTTCGACATGCTGGTTTACCTGAATATACCCTTGCAATTTCTTTTACTGGTGCTGTTTTTTAACAGATTAAGCAATCCGGAGACAACAACCCTGGAAATGATTGGCATGACCTTAAGCGTGGGCATCATGTGCGCCATTATCGGAACAAATGTTGGCCACGAACTGGCACATCGTCCTAAAAAATTTGAAATCATCTTAGGCAAAATGCTATTTGCCACCACTTTAAATATGCACTTTGCCGTTTATCACAATAAATGGCATCACAGGTATGTGGCGACTCCTTTAGATCCTGCAACGGCGAAGAAAGGGGAATCGTTGTACGCCTTTTTCACAAGATCTATTCCAGGCACTTATATCCTTTCCTGGAAGATGGAATATAAGCGCTTAAAGAAAGCAGGAGAAGGTTGGTTTTCCATGCATAATCTAATGTTGCGTGGTCAGCTTATCCAATTGATGATGTTATTGCTCATTTACCTTATCTGGGGAAAGTTTGCCCTGCTCGGATTCCTGGGAAGTTCTTTCTTGGGGATTTTAATCTATGAGGCCGGCAACTATATCGAGCATTACGGTATGGAAAGAAAGGAAGTGAAAGACGGCGTATATGAACGTTGTATGCCCTGTCATTCCTGGAACTCCAATCACGTTTTGGGCAGGATAATGCTGTATGAACTTTCGAGGCACAGTGACCATCATTACTTAGCCAGTCGTAAATTTCAAATATTAAGGCATTTTGAGGAAAGCCCTCAGTTGCCGGCAGGATATCCCGGAGCTATATTAATGGCGGCAATTCCTTCTCTTTGGTATAAGAAAATACATCCTCTTCTGGAGCTGAATAAAAGAAATTAA
- a CDS encoding exo-alpha-sialidase has product MKTKDGKYRIQKSKLIFISLILLTTAIACKKENPEFTGCGEGSGVTDVHLMEKTYKENMIFKAGSDGYHTYRIPSIIKTNSGTLIAFCEGRKNNSEDYGDIDLVAKRSTDNGMTWSSLIVIWDDGNSTCGNPTPVVDYNTGTIWLFMSWNSGVKNQNGNNGFSKIDTYGDRRLFSITSTDDGITWTDLTDRTLDLTPVTYTWDAVGPGNGIQLTQGPYKGRLMIPACGRTIYSDDHGTSWQYKLINEGTCEGCIVELCDETLMRNDRSAGLYRDQKSRLVSISKDFGITWSPWEIQSKLPDPICQASIIRYDESYPTRLVFINPNTSGPLRINMTVQISYDNGNTWPVKRLLQSWIGGYSCLCKTQDNNIASLQEYGGLDAHLGTTVSIVYRGFNLSWIINGKPEPVL; this is encoded by the coding sequence ATGAAAACTAAGGATGGAAAATACAGAATACAGAAAAGCAAATTAATATTTATTTCATTAATTCTTCTTACTACAGCCATTGCATGCAAAAAGGAAAATCCGGAATTTACAGGCTGCGGAGAAGGGAGCGGTGTAACAGATGTGCACCTGATGGAGAAAACCTATAAAGAAAACATGATTTTCAAAGCCGGATCTGATGGTTATCATACCTATCGTATTCCGTCCATCATCAAAACTAATTCGGGTACCCTTATCGCTTTTTGTGAAGGCAGGAAAAACAACAGCGAAGACTATGGCGATATTGACTTGGTGGCTAAGCGGTCAACAGATAATGGTATGACATGGAGCTCCCTGATCGTTATCTGGGATGACGGCAACTCAACTTGCGGAAATCCGACTCCTGTTGTGGATTACAATACCGGCACGATTTGGTTGTTTATGTCCTGGAACAGTGGCGTTAAAAATCAGAATGGCAACAACGGATTCTCTAAAATAGACACCTATGGTGACCGCAGGTTATTTTCAATAACAAGCACAGACGACGGAATCACCTGGACTGACCTAACTGATCGAACACTTGATTTGACCCCGGTTACATATACATGGGACGCCGTTGGACCCGGCAACGGAATACAGCTGACACAAGGCCCATATAAAGGCAGATTAATGATTCCGGCATGCGGAAGAACAATTTACAGTGATGACCACGGCACCAGTTGGCAGTATAAACTCATCAACGAAGGCACCTGTGAAGGATGCATTGTCGAATTATGTGACGAAACGCTCATGAGGAATGACCGTTCTGCTGGTTTATACAGAGACCAAAAAAGCCGTTTAGTTTCCATAAGTAAGGACTTTGGCATAACATGGTCACCTTGGGAAATACAGTCAAAACTGCCGGACCCTATCTGCCAAGCCAGCATTATCCGATATGATGAATCTTACCCTACCCGCTTAGTCTTTATTAACCCCAATACGTCCGGTCCGTTAAGGATAAACATGACCGTTCAAATCAGTTATGATAACGGAAATACATGGCCGGTAAAACGCTTGCTACAGTCCTGGATCGGAGGATATTCCTGTTTATGCAAAACACAAGATAACAACATTGCTTCCTTGCAGGAATATGGCGGACTTGACGCTCATTTAGGAACCACGGTATCTATCGTATACAGAGGGTTTAATCTATCCTGGATTATAAACGGCAAACCAGAACCCGTATTGTAA